One genomic segment of Streptomyces sp. TLI_146 includes these proteins:
- the pulA gene encoding pullulanase-type alpha-1,6-glucosidase encodes MGSPRRTAVTAAVALALLASAAPAAHPAPAAHPAPPSDARLAAEPARHELTREQPYFVLPDRFADGDGANNRGGLTGGRSVTGYDPTDKGFYQGGDLKGLTQKLDYIKGLGSTAIWLAPIFKNKPVQGTGADQSAGYHGYWITDFTQVDPHFGTNADLARLIDKAHAKGMKVFFDVITNHTADVIGHREQSSAYLSKGAFPYLTKDGVPFDDSAYAAGGKGFPAVGPGSFPYTPAVPAAEKNAKVPAWLNDPALYHNRGDSTFAGESAEYGDFSGLDDLWTERPEVVRGMEKIYEKWVKDFDVDGFRVDTVKHVDMDFWTQWATALDAYAAKHGRKDFFIYGEVYSADPSVTSPYVTRGRLDATLDFPYQQAMRSYVSQGGSAGDLAGALGQDYRYTTDKANAYEQVTFLGNHDMGRIGGFLVQDNPRADAAELLRRDKLAHELMFLSRGNPVVYYGDEQGFTGAGGDKDARQTMFPSKVADYLDDRQIGTTRTHESSAFDPEHPLYKAIAALSRLRKQNPALADGVQSERYAAPGKGVYAFSRTDARTGTEYVVAVNNATEEKTAEFATGSADTAFTGIYGASGTLTSSPDRRVSVRVPALSAVVYKAAKPLGAPAARPSLTLKAPAAGATGDVEIAADTDGGRLNRVVFAAQTGTGEWQVLGSADHAPYKVVQHLPATLAAGTPLRYKAVVVDSAGRTASATAATTSGAPAADPVPTATRRDYAVVHYKRPAGDYTDWRLYAWGDLADGESTTWPAGHAFTGRDAYGAFAYVKLKPGASSVGFLVIDKDGTKDVTADRTIDVGGTGEIWVEQGKDAVLTAPPVGSYPPQDTTKAVIHYQRADGDYSGWGIHTWTGAATPTDWSSPLLPVRTDAFGAVFEVPLKEGASSLSYILHKGDTKEFGSDRSLEFSTYSHEVWLLGGVEKYLLPMTSGSAADLDLSKSRAQWIDRDTVAWDTGTAAASHQLVYAPDGGLAVKEGALTGQGHWLRLSPVPGGLTDAQKARFPHLKKYAAFTVDPRDRARVGQALTGQIVATQRLANGALLAATGVQTQGVLDDLYSARAAEAALGPVFGGGRPTLSLWAPTARRVALELDGRTVAMHRDDATGVWSVTGPRSWSGKPYRYAVTVWAPSVQKVVTNLVTDPYSTALTTDSARSLVVDLADPKLAPKGWAALRKPAAVPLRAAQIQELHIRDFSIADRTSRHPGQYLAFTDTGSQGMKHLKELAASGTSYVHLLPAFDIGTIPEKKSDQAVPGCDLKVYAPDSPEQQACVAKTAAKDAYNWGYDPLHYTVPEGSYASDPEGTRRTVEFRQMVQGLNGAGLRTVMDVVYNHTVASGQADKSVLDKIVPGYYQRLLADGTVATSTCCANTAPENAMMGKLVVDSVVTWARQYKVDGFRFDLMGHHPKANILAVRKALDALTPQKDGVDGKKIVLYGEGWNFGEVADDARFVQATQKNMAGTGIATFSDRARDAVRGGGPFDEDPGVQGFASGLYTDPNSSAANGTPAEQRARLLHYQDLIKVGLSGNLAGYTFTDTSGRTVKGADVDYNGAPAGYAESPGDALAYTDAHDNESLFDALAFKLPRSTPAADRARMQVLALATATLSQGPALSQAGTDLLRSKSLDRNSFDSGDWFNAIHWDCGDGNGFGRGLPPAADNQSKWAYAKPLLTAPALRVGCPEITAASAAYRDLLKIRTSDPAFRLATSAEVQSALSFPLSGKDETPGVITMRLGGLVVVFNATPDRQTQRVADLAGHGYALHPVQAAGGDATVKSASYEVGSGTFTVPGRTVAVFTGR; translated from the coding sequence ATCGGCTCTCCGCGCCGAACCGCCGTCACCGCCGCCGTGGCCCTCGCGCTGCTGGCGTCGGCCGCGCCCGCGGCGCATCCGGCGCCCGCCGCGCATCCGGCCCCGCCGTCCGACGCCCGGCTCGCCGCCGAGCCCGCCCGGCACGAACTCACCCGGGAGCAGCCCTACTTCGTGCTGCCGGACCGGTTCGCCGACGGCGACGGCGCCAACAACAGGGGCGGTCTGACCGGCGGCCGCTCGGTGACGGGGTACGACCCGACCGACAAGGGCTTCTACCAGGGCGGCGACCTCAAGGGCCTGACCCAGAAGCTGGACTACATCAAGGGGCTCGGCAGCACCGCGATCTGGCTGGCGCCGATCTTCAAGAACAAGCCGGTCCAGGGCACCGGCGCCGACCAGAGCGCCGGGTACCACGGCTACTGGATCACCGACTTCACCCAGGTCGACCCGCACTTCGGCACCAACGCGGATCTGGCACGGCTGATCGACAAGGCCCATGCCAAGGGCATGAAGGTCTTCTTCGACGTCATCACCAACCACACCGCCGACGTCATCGGCCACCGGGAGCAGAGCTCCGCGTACCTCTCCAAGGGCGCGTTCCCGTATCTGACGAAGGACGGCGTGCCGTTCGACGACAGCGCCTACGCGGCCGGCGGCAAGGGCTTCCCGGCCGTCGGCCCCGGCTCCTTCCCCTACACCCCGGCCGTGCCCGCAGCCGAGAAGAACGCCAAGGTCCCGGCATGGCTCAACGACCCCGCGCTCTACCACAACAGGGGCGACTCGACCTTCGCCGGTGAGAGTGCGGAGTACGGGGACTTCTCGGGGCTCGACGACCTGTGGACCGAGCGGCCCGAGGTCGTGCGGGGCATGGAGAAGATCTACGAGAAGTGGGTGAAGGACTTCGACGTGGACGGCTTCCGCGTCGACACCGTCAAACACGTCGACATGGATTTCTGGACCCAGTGGGCGACCGCCCTGGACGCCTACGCGGCGAAGCACGGGCGCAAGGACTTCTTCATCTACGGCGAGGTGTACTCCGCGGACCCGTCCGTGACCTCCCCGTACGTCACCCGGGGCAGACTCGACGCGACCCTGGACTTCCCCTACCAGCAGGCGATGCGGAGCTATGTCTCGCAGGGCGGCTCCGCCGGTGACCTGGCCGGGGCCCTCGGCCAGGACTACCGCTACACCACCGACAAGGCCAACGCCTACGAGCAGGTGACCTTCCTCGGCAACCACGACATGGGCCGGATCGGCGGCTTCCTGGTCCAGGACAACCCCCGGGCCGACGCCGCCGAACTGCTGCGGCGCGACAAGCTGGCCCATGAGCTGATGTTCCTCAGCCGGGGCAACCCGGTCGTCTACTACGGCGACGAGCAGGGCTTCACCGGCGCGGGCGGCGACAAGGACGCCCGGCAGACGATGTTCCCGTCCAAGGTCGCCGACTATCTGGACGACCGCCAGATCGGGACGACCCGTACGCACGAGAGCAGTGCTTTCGATCCGGAGCACCCTCTCTACAAGGCGATCGCCGCTCTCTCCAGGCTCCGCAAGCAGAACCCGGCGCTCGCCGACGGGGTGCAGAGCGAGCGGTACGCGGCGCCGGGCAAGGGCGTCTACGCCTTCTCCCGCACCGACGCGAGGACCGGGACCGAGTACGTGGTCGCCGTCAACAACGCCACCGAGGAGAAGACCGCCGAGTTCGCGACGGGCTCGGCGGACACCGCCTTCACCGGGATCTACGGCGCGTCCGGCACGCTCACCAGCTCCCCCGACCGCCGGGTATCGGTGCGGGTGCCCGCCCTCTCCGCCGTCGTCTACAAGGCGGCGAAGCCCCTGGGCGCCCCCGCCGCGCGGCCCTCGCTCACCCTCAAGGCACCGGCGGCCGGCGCCACCGGTGACGTCGAGATCGCGGCCGACACCGATGGCGGCCGGCTGAACCGGGTGGTGTTCGCCGCCCAGACCGGCACCGGCGAGTGGCAGGTCCTCGGCTCCGCCGACCACGCCCCGTACAAGGTCGTCCAGCACCTGCCCGCGACCCTCGCGGCCGGAACCCCCCTGCGCTACAAGGCCGTCGTCGTCGACTCGGCCGGTCGCACCGCGAGCGCGACCGCCGCGACCACCAGCGGCGCGCCCGCCGCCGACCCGGTGCCCACCGCGACCCGGCGCGACTACGCCGTGGTCCACTACAAGCGCCCGGCGGGCGACTACACCGACTGGCGGCTCTACGCCTGGGGCGACCTCGCCGACGGCGAGTCCACCACCTGGCCCGCGGGCCACGCCTTCACCGGCCGCGACGCCTACGGCGCCTTCGCGTACGTCAAGCTCAAGCCGGGTGCTTCCAGCGTCGGGTTCCTCGTCATCGACAAGGACGGCACCAAGGACGTCACCGCCGACCGCACCATCGACGTCGGCGGGACCGGCGAGATCTGGGTCGAGCAGGGCAAGGACGCGGTCCTGACCGCGCCGCCCGTGGGCAGCTACCCGCCGCAGGACACCACCAAGGCCGTCATCCACTACCAGCGCGCCGACGGCGACTACAGCGGCTGGGGCATCCACACCTGGACGGGGGCCGCGACGCCCACCGACTGGTCGAGCCCGCTGCTGCCGGTGCGCACCGACGCATTCGGCGCGGTCTTCGAGGTGCCCCTCAAGGAGGGCGCGTCGAGCCTGAGTTACATCCTCCACAAGGGCGACACCAAGGAGTTCGGCTCCGACCGCTCCCTGGAGTTCTCGACGTACTCGCACGAGGTCTGGCTGCTCGGCGGCGTCGAGAAGTACCTTCTGCCCATGACGTCCGGCTCCGCCGCCGACCTCGATCTGTCGAAGTCGCGGGCGCAGTGGATCGACCGCGACACCGTCGCCTGGGACACGGGCACCGCCGCCGCGAGCCACCAGCTGGTGTACGCGCCGGACGGCGGCCTCGCCGTCAAGGAGGGCGCCCTGACCGGCCAGGGCCACTGGCTGCGGCTCTCGCCCGTGCCCGGCGGCCTCACGGACGCGCAGAAGGCCCGGTTCCCGCACCTCAAGAAGTACGCGGCGTTCACCGTCGACCCGCGCGACCGCGCCCGCGTCGGACAGGCCCTCACCGGCCAGATCGTCGCCACCCAGCGCCTCGCCAACGGCGCCCTGCTGGCCGCCACCGGCGTCCAGACCCAGGGCGTCCTCGACGACCTGTACAGCGCCCGGGCCGCCGAGGCCGCGCTCGGCCCCGTCTTCGGCGGCGGGCGCCCGACGCTCTCGCTCTGGGCGCCGACCGCCCGGCGCGTCGCCCTCGAACTCGACGGCCGTACGGTCGCGATGCACCGCGACGACGCGACCGGCGTCTGGTCGGTGACGGGTCCGAGGAGCTGGTCGGGCAAGCCGTACCGGTACGCCGTGACGGTGTGGGCGCCCAGCGTCCAGAAGGTCGTCACCAACCTGGTCACCGACCCGTACTCCACCGCCCTGACCACCGACTCGGCCCGCAGCCTCGTCGTCGACCTCGCCGATCCGAAGCTCGCGCCCAAGGGCTGGGCGGCCCTGCGCAAGCCCGCGGCTGTGCCGCTGCGCGCCGCGCAGATCCAGGAGCTGCACATCCGCGACTTCTCGATCGCGGACCGCACCTCCCGCCACCCCGGCCAGTACCTGGCCTTCACGGACACCGGCTCCCAGGGCATGAAGCACCTCAAGGAGCTGGCCGCCTCCGGGACTTCGTACGTCCACCTCCTCCCGGCGTTCGACATCGGCACCATCCCGGAGAAGAAGTCCGACCAGGCCGTCCCCGGCTGCGACCTCAAGGTGTACGCGCCGGACTCGCCCGAGCAGCAGGCGTGCGTGGCGAAGACCGCCGCCAAGGACGCCTACAACTGGGGGTACGACCCGCTGCACTACACCGTGCCCGAGGGGTCCTACGCCAGTGACCCCGAGGGGACCCGGCGGACCGTCGAGTTCCGGCAGATGGTCCAGGGCCTCAACGGCGCCGGGCTGCGCACGGTGATGGACGTCGTCTACAACCACACCGTGGCGAGCGGCCAAGCCGACAAGTCGGTCCTCGACAAGATCGTGCCCGGCTACTACCAGCGGCTCCTCGCCGACGGCACGGTGGCCACCTCCACCTGCTGCGCCAACACCGCGCCGGAGAACGCCATGATGGGCAAGCTCGTCGTGGACTCGGTGGTCACCTGGGCCAGGCAGTACAAGGTCGACGGCTTCCGCTTCGACCTGATGGGCCACCACCCCAAGGCGAACATCCTCGCGGTCCGCAAGGCGCTCGACGCGCTGACGCCCCAGAAGGACGGCGTCGACGGGAAGAAGATCGTCCTGTACGGGGAGGGCTGGAACTTCGGCGAGGTCGCCGACGACGCCCGGTTCGTCCAGGCGACCCAGAAGAACATGGCGGGCACCGGTATCGCCACCTTCTCGGACCGGGCGCGCGACGCGGTGCGCGGCGGCGGCCCCTTCGACGAGGACCCCGGCGTCCAGGGCTTCGCCTCCGGTCTGTACACCGACCCCAACTCCTCGGCCGCCAACGGCACTCCGGCCGAGCAGCGGGCCCGGCTGCTGCACTACCAGGACCTGATCAAGGTCGGTCTCTCCGGCAACCTGGCCGGGTACACCTTCACCGACACCTCGGGCCGTACGGTCAAGGGCGCGGACGTCGACTACAACGGCGCCCCGGCCGGGTACGCCGAGTCCCCGGGCGACGCGCTCGCGTACACCGACGCCCACGACAACGAGTCGCTGTTCGACGCGCTCGCGTTCAAGCTGCCGCGCTCCACGCCGGCGGCCGACCGGGCCAGGATGCAGGTGCTCGCGCTGGCCACGGCCACGCTGTCGCAGGGGCCCGCGCTGTCCCAGGCCGGTACGGATCTGCTGCGCTCCAAGTCGCTGGACCGCAACTCGTTCGACAGCGGGGACTGGTTCAACGCGATCCACTGGGACTGCGGGGACGGCAACGGGTTCGGGCGCGGCTTGCCTCCGGCGGCGGACAACCAGTCCAAGTGGGCCTATGCGAAACCGCTGTTGACCGCGCCCGCGCTCAGGGTCGGGTGCCCGGAGATCACGGCCGCGTCGGCCGCCTACCGGGACCTGCTGAAGATCCGTACGAGCGATCCGGCGTTCCGGCTGGCCACGTCGGCCGAAGTGCAGTCCGCGCTCTCCTTCCCGCTCTCCGGCAAGGACGAGACGCCGGGGGTGATCACGATGCGGCTCGGTGGTCTGGTCGTCGTCTTCAACGCGACCCCGGACCGGCAGACCCAGCGGGTCGCCGACCTGGCGGGCCACGGGTACGCCCTGCATCCGGTCCAGGCGGCGGGCGGTGATGCCACGGTGAAGTCGGCCTCGTACGAGGTGGGTTCGGGCACGTTCACCGTCCCGGGGCGGACGGTCGCCGTGTTCACCGGCCGCTAG
- a CDS encoding LUD domain-containing protein: MSEKTIITLPADETFAVAASAESVERAAEALRGNGFAVHIVDTAADARALVVEALPTDKAILASTSETLRLSGIQEDIDASGRFKSIRAEQADWDPRARGDDMRVTRSAPDVVVGSVHAVTEDGRLVTASASGSQLASYAFGASRTVWVVGAQKVVADLDTALRRIETYTLPKEDVRAQHAYGKRSVVAKILINNREVVPQRSTVVLVREAIGF; the protein is encoded by the coding sequence ATGAGCGAGAAGACCATCATCACACTGCCCGCCGACGAGACCTTCGCGGTGGCCGCGAGCGCCGAGAGCGTCGAACGGGCCGCCGAGGCCCTGCGCGGCAACGGCTTTGCCGTGCACATAGTGGACACCGCCGCCGACGCCCGCGCACTCGTCGTCGAGGCCCTGCCGACCGACAAGGCGATCCTCGCCTCGACCAGCGAGACCCTGCGCCTCTCCGGGATCCAGGAGGACATCGACGCCTCGGGCCGGTTCAAGAGCATCCGCGCCGAGCAGGCCGACTGGGACCCGCGCGCCCGCGGCGACGACATGCGCGTCACGCGCTCCGCACCCGATGTCGTCGTCGGCAGCGTGCACGCCGTGACCGAGGACGGCCGCCTCGTCACCGCCTCCGCCAGTGGGAGCCAGCTCGCCTCATACGCGTTCGGCGCGAGCCGGACGGTCTGGGTGGTCGGCGCCCAGAAGGTCGTCGCCGACCTGGACACCGCGCTGCGCCGCATCGAGACGTACACGCTGCCCAAGGAGGACGTCCGCGCCCAGCACGCGTACGGCAAGCGCAGTGTCGTCGCCAAGATCCTGATCAACAACCGCGAGGTCGTTCCGCAGCGCAGCACCGTCGTGCTCGTCCGCGAGGCGATCGGCTTCTGA
- a CDS encoding ROK family transcriptional regulator, whose protein sequence is MKSNLPPLAPKADQDTVRRHNLSLVLRAVQDEGETTRAGVAARVGLTRAAVSSLVEQLMAGGFLTESGKTSSGQAGRPGTVLKPARTGAAGVGVEINVDYVTVCVVDLAGTDRVRLTEHLDNRGAEPAEVLARAARIASHALDSARQQELRATGVTLALPGLVAGGTVRQAPNLGWNGVPADALFARALAEFPDTPVLPVGSENEANLAALAELWFGDPGEARTFLYLSGEIGVGGALVLDGELLRGAHGFAGEIGHVPVDPAGPACRCGARGCLEQYAGQSALLRGAGIDEDAGAAGVAELERRARAGEERALEALGTAGLMLGRVLAGAVNLVDPGSVVLGGVYRALAPWLLPPAEAELAARVVSGLWSPDSGRLRASSLAGDAARGAAALVVEAVLDDPAGWAEG, encoded by the coding sequence ATGAAGAGCAACCTCCCCCCGCTGGCACCCAAGGCCGACCAGGACACCGTGCGGCGGCACAACCTCAGCCTGGTGCTCCGGGCCGTCCAGGACGAGGGCGAGACGACCCGGGCGGGCGTCGCGGCGCGCGTCGGGCTGACCCGGGCGGCCGTGTCCTCCCTGGTGGAGCAGCTCATGGCGGGCGGCTTCCTGACGGAGTCGGGCAAGACGTCCAGCGGGCAGGCGGGACGGCCCGGCACCGTCCTCAAGCCCGCCAGGACCGGCGCCGCCGGGGTCGGCGTCGAGATCAACGTCGACTACGTGACCGTGTGCGTGGTGGATCTGGCCGGAACTGATCGGGTGCGGCTCACCGAGCACCTCGACAACCGCGGCGCGGAACCCGCCGAGGTGCTGGCCCGCGCGGCCCGGATCGCCTCGCACGCGCTGGACTCCGCCCGGCAGCAGGAGCTGCGGGCGACCGGGGTGACGCTCGCCCTGCCGGGCCTGGTCGCGGGCGGCACGGTCCGCCAGGCACCGAACCTGGGCTGGAACGGCGTCCCGGCCGACGCCCTGTTCGCGCGGGCGCTCGCGGAGTTCCCCGACACCCCTGTCCTGCCGGTCGGTTCGGAGAACGAGGCCAACCTCGCGGCGCTCGCCGAGCTCTGGTTCGGCGACCCGGGCGAGGCCCGTACGTTCCTCTACCTCTCCGGCGAGATCGGCGTGGGCGGCGCCCTGGTCCTGGACGGCGAACTCCTGCGCGGCGCGCACGGCTTCGCCGGGGAGATCGGCCATGTCCCGGTGGACCCGGCCGGGCCCGCCTGCCGGTGCGGGGCGCGGGGCTGCCTGGAGCAGTACGCGGGCCAGTCGGCGCTGCTGCGCGGCGCGGGCATCGACGAGGACGCCGGCGCGGCGGGCGTGGCCGAGCTGGAGCGCCGGGCGCGGGCGGGCGAGGAGCGCGCGCTGGAGGCGCTCGGCACGGCCGGGCTGATGCTGGGCCGGGTGCTGGCGGGCGCGGTCAACCTGGTCGACCCGGGGTCCGTGGTCCTGGGCGGTGTCTACCGCGCGCTGGCGCCGTGGCTCCTGCCCCCGGCCGAGGCCGAGCTCGCCGCCCGGGTGGTGTCGGGCCTGTGGTCCCCCGACAGCGGCCGCCTGCGCGCCTCGTCCCTGGCGGGGGACGCGGCCCGGGGCGCGGCGGCCCTGGTGGTGGAGGCGGTGCTGGACGACCCGGCGGGGTGGGCGGAGGGCTGA
- the xylA gene encoding xylose isomerase, whose translation MTERFTPTPEDKFTFGLWTVGWQGRDPFGDATRPALDPVATVHRLAELGAYGVTFHDDDLIPFGASGADRDAHVKRFRAALDATGLAVPMATTNLFTHPVFKDGAFTANDRDVRRYALRKTIRNIDLAVELGARVYVAWGGREGAESGAAKDVRVALDRMKEAFDLLGEYVVSQGYDLRFAVEPKPNEPRGDILLPTVGHALAFIERLERPELVGVNPETGHEQMAGLNFTHGIAQALWAGKLFHIDLNGQSGIKYDQDLRFGAGNLRDAFWLVDLLESAGYEGPRHFDFKPPRTEDADGVWASAAGNMRNYLILRERSAAFRADPAVREALRASRLDDLARPTAADGLTGLLGDRSAFEDFDAEAAGARGMAFEQLDQLAMEHLMGVR comes from the coding sequence ATGACGGAACGCTTCACTCCCACCCCCGAGGACAAGTTCACCTTCGGTCTGTGGACCGTGGGCTGGCAGGGGCGCGACCCGTTCGGCGACGCGACCCGCCCCGCCCTCGACCCGGTCGCCACCGTCCACCGGCTCGCCGAGCTCGGGGCGTACGGGGTGACCTTCCACGACGACGACCTGATCCCGTTCGGCGCGTCCGGCGCCGACCGCGACGCCCACGTCAAGCGCTTCCGTGCGGCCCTCGACGCCACCGGCCTCGCGGTGCCGATGGCCACCACCAACCTCTTCACCCACCCCGTCTTCAAGGACGGCGCCTTCACCGCCAACGACCGTGACGTACGCCGGTACGCGCTGCGCAAGACGATCCGCAACATCGATCTGGCCGTGGAGCTCGGCGCCCGGGTGTACGTGGCGTGGGGCGGGCGGGAGGGCGCGGAGTCGGGGGCCGCGAAGGACGTACGGGTGGCCCTCGACCGGATGAAGGAGGCCTTCGACCTGCTGGGCGAGTACGTGGTCAGCCAGGGCTACGACCTGCGGTTCGCGGTCGAGCCCAAGCCGAATGAGCCGCGCGGGGACATCCTGCTGCCCACGGTCGGGCACGCCCTCGCCTTCATCGAGCGCCTTGAGCGCCCGGAGCTGGTCGGGGTCAACCCGGAGACCGGGCACGAGCAGATGGCCGGGCTCAACTTCACCCACGGCATCGCCCAGGCGCTGTGGGCCGGAAAGCTCTTCCACATCGACCTCAACGGCCAGTCCGGCATCAAGTACGACCAGGACCTGCGGTTCGGCGCGGGGAACCTGCGCGACGCCTTCTGGCTGGTCGACCTCCTGGAGTCGGCGGGGTACGAGGGCCCGCGCCACTTCGACTTCAAGCCGCCGCGCACGGAGGACGCCGACGGGGTGTGGGCCTCGGCCGCCGGGAACATGCGCAACTACCTGATCCTGCGGGAGCGTTCGGCGGCGTTCCGCGCCGACCCGGCGGTACGGGAGGCGCTGCGGGCCTCCCGCCTCGACGACCTCGCCCGCCCGACGGCGGCGGACGGCCTGACCGGGCTGCTCGGGGACCGCTCGGCCTTCGAGGACTTCGACGCGGAGGCGGCGGGAGCGCGCGGCATGGCGTTCGAGCAGCTCGACCAGCTGGCCATGGAGCACTTGATGGGGGTGCGCTGA
- the xylB gene encoding xylulokinase: MPQAPVVIGVDSSTQSTKALLADAETGRALAVGRAPHRVDGFAGARESDPELWWRALGEAVAAGLKEAGVAASAVTGIAVAGQQHGLVVLDRAGRPLRPALLWNDTRSAPQAAALTEELGGPAAWTAHTGSVPVAAVTATKWRWLYENEPACASAAAGVRLPHDFLTERLAGTAATDPGDASGTGWYATATGSYDPALLELIGLDARLLPEVAATGATRVGSLTVSAAEALGLPAGIAVAAGTGDNMAAAVGLGLGGAGLLDHPVLSLGTSGTVFAATRTRPASPALSGFAATDGTFLPLACTLNCTLAVDRVAALLGLGRDDAEPGGEAVLLPYLDGERTPDLPTAAGLLTGLRHTTTGPQLLGAAYEGAVFTALRALDDLLRVCGLDAAGAAARPLRLIGGGARGRTWVETVRRLSGRPLIVPRATELVALGAAALAAAAVSGADPVATAAAWGTGEGAALDPVARDTAAWERIASVLDRAAPVLS; encoded by the coding sequence GTGCCACAGGCCCCGGTCGTCATCGGCGTGGACAGCTCCACCCAGTCCACCAAGGCGCTGCTCGCCGACGCGGAGACCGGGCGGGCGCTCGCCGTCGGTCGCGCCCCGCACCGGGTCGACGGCTTTGCCGGGGCCCGCGAGAGCGACCCCGAGCTGTGGTGGCGGGCGCTCGGCGAGGCGGTCGCGGCCGGGCTGAAGGAGGCGGGGGTGGCCGCGTCCGCCGTCACCGGCATCGCGGTCGCCGGACAGCAGCACGGCCTGGTCGTCCTGGACCGCGCCGGGCGCCCGCTGCGCCCGGCGCTGCTCTGGAACGACACCCGCTCGGCCCCGCAGGCCGCCGCCCTCACCGAGGAGCTCGGCGGCCCGGCCGCGTGGACCGCGCACACCGGCTCGGTGCCCGTCGCCGCCGTGACCGCGACCAAGTGGCGCTGGCTGTACGAGAACGAGCCCGCGTGCGCGTCGGCCGCCGCCGGGGTGCGCCTGCCCCACGACTTCCTCACCGAGCGCCTCGCCGGAACCGCCGCGACCGACCCCGGGGACGCCTCGGGCACCGGCTGGTACGCGACGGCGACCGGCTCCTACGACCCCGCGCTGCTCGAACTCATCGGCCTGGACGCCCGGTTGCTGCCCGAGGTCGCCGCCACCGGGGCCACCCGGGTGGGGTCCCTGACGGTCTCGGCCGCCGAGGCGCTCGGGCTGCCCGCGGGGATCGCGGTCGCCGCCGGGACGGGCGACAACATGGCCGCCGCCGTGGGGCTCGGGCTCGGCGGCGCGGGCCTGCTCGACCATCCCGTCCTCAGCCTCGGCACCTCCGGCACGGTCTTCGCCGCCACCCGCACCCGGCCCGCCTCACCCGCGCTCTCGGGGTTCGCCGCCACCGACGGCACCTTCCTGCCGCTCGCCTGCACCCTCAACTGCACGCTCGCCGTGGACCGGGTGGCGGCCCTGCTGGGGCTCGGCCGCGACGACGCCGAACCCGGCGGCGAGGCGGTGCTCCTGCCGTACCTCGACGGCGAGCGCACCCCCGACCTGCCGACCGCCGCCGGACTGCTCACCGGCCTGCGCCACACCACCACCGGGCCCCAACTCCTGGGCGCGGCCTACGAAGGCGCGGTCTTCACCGCCCTGCGCGCCCTGGACGACCTGCTGCGCGTCTGCGGGCTCGACGCCGCCGGGGCCGCGGCCCGTCCGCTGCGGCTGATCGGCGGCGGCGCCCGGGGCCGTACCTGGGTCGAGACCGTACGACGGCTCTCCGGCCGGCCGCTCATCGTGCCCCGGGCCACGGAGCTGGTCGCGCTCGGCGCCGCCGCACTCGCCGCGGCGGCCGTCAGCGGCGCGGACCCGGTGGCGACGGCCGCTGCATGGGGCACGGGCGAGGGCGCCGCGCTCGACCCGGTCGCCCGCGACACCGCGGCCTGGGAGCGCATCGCCTCCGTACTCGACCGGGCGGCACCGGTCCTGAGTTGA
- a CDS encoding GntR family transcriptional regulator gives MAFTPAPIPSRTEYVLDAIKQAILAGRLSPGQALVETELAAQFGVSKTPVREALKTLAGTGLVVLNQYKGVAVRAVDADMARQVYDVRLLLEPEALRRTVLRLAPLDAAEAALDRADRASDHAERALANRQFHRALYLPCGNPLLTRTLDDIRDQAALVATAVWASEPSWEREAREHRAILRLAQAGEARTASEALREHIESFVRRAFPEGDNGVWPHASSRTAPPLGAHSPMSWRSPSPRSPLTAPSTRPPTAP, from the coding sequence ATGGCCTTCACCCCGGCGCCGATCCCCTCCCGCACCGAGTACGTGCTCGACGCGATCAAGCAGGCCATCCTCGCGGGCAGGCTCTCCCCGGGGCAGGCGCTCGTCGAGACCGAGCTGGCCGCGCAGTTCGGCGTGTCCAAGACCCCGGTGCGGGAAGCGCTCAAGACGCTGGCCGGGACCGGTCTTGTGGTACTGAACCAGTACAAGGGCGTCGCCGTGCGCGCCGTCGACGCGGACATGGCCCGCCAGGTCTACGACGTGCGCCTGCTGCTCGAACCCGAGGCGCTGCGCCGCACCGTGCTGCGCCTGGCGCCGCTGGACGCCGCCGAAGCCGCCCTCGACCGGGCCGACCGCGCGTCCGACCATGCCGAACGGGCCCTGGCCAACCGGCAGTTCCACCGCGCCCTGTATCTGCCCTGCGGCAACCCCCTGCTCACCCGGACGCTGGACGACATCCGCGACCAGGCCGCGCTGGTGGCGACGGCCGTCTGGGCCAGCGAGCCGTCCTGGGAGCGGGAGGCCCGCGAGCACCGCGCGATCCTGCGGCTGGCGCAGGCGGGGGAGGCGCGGACCGCGTCCGAGGCCCTGCGCGAGCACATCGAGTCCTTCGTCCGCCGCGCGTTCCCCGAAGGAGACAACGGCGTATGGCCGCACGCGAGTTCCCGGACCGCACCGCCGCTCGGAGCGCACTCGCCGATGTCGTGGCGATCCCCGTCACCCCGTTCACCGCTGACGGCGCCCTCGACACGGCCGCCCACCGCACCCTGA